CGACGGCACCAGCTTCGTGCTCGCCGGGATCTACTTGACTCGCTTCATCCGCAGCCCCGCCGGCAGGGAGGCGGGGATCCTGGTGGAGCCAGCCACCGCGCACCGCCTGGTTGCCGTCGCGCTCTTCCTTGGCGCCAAGTTCGGCGGCCACCCGCCCAGGAAGTGGATTGGGGTGTTCCAGGCCAGCTCGGAAGGCGCGATCCGTGCCGGCGAGATGGTGGGCCTCGAGGGCCGCTTCCTGCGTGCAATCGACTTTCGCCTGTTCTTAGAGACCTGGGAGTTCGATTCCTTCTGCCTTGTGCTGGAGCGGGGGCCTCGGGCACCAAGGGGCGGCAGCGGTAGCGTTGGCTGCGCCAGCAAGAAGAGGCAGGCGGACGCCACGGTCGGAGAGGatgagcgccgccgcgtccgagCTCGCCTGCCGCCACCTGCCGTCTTGTCCAATTAGGATTTGTTTTCAATTTGAAGTTTCGCCTTCAATTCGCTTATTATTTCTTTTAGTTGCTTTTGATTGTTCGTCTATCTATTTTTGCTGCAGGTACAAGGCTAGGAGTAGAAGTGTTCGAGGTGGAGAAGGCGTTGTCCAGTGTCCGATCAGGGATCAGCTTCTCcttgctggagcctggaggagaGCCTGGTGTAGGATGCGTCGTCCCGCTTCGGATCATGGATGACCTCCTGCTCGTCGCCAGAGCCTGGATGGTAGTCAACAGATCTTAGTTTTAGCCAAGGTTGTTAAAGCGATTGCTGGCTCACTGAAAGAGTTCTCTAGTACTGGGTTTTCAAGCTTTGGAGTCAATAAAAAGGGCACAATATGGTGTTCTGTACTCTGAAGTTTCAGTGTTTAGTCTGTTTGAGCTACTGCAACTCAGTGAATGAGTATACTATCCTTCAGTTCTGCCAGATGTTATCAGTTAATAGGTCTCATTGCCTTTTGTATTATTGCAGTAGATTAGGCAATTTACTTGTGATTAGGATGTGTTTCTTCAGTGCTCGATTTTGGTGTGATTCTTCTCTTCTGTGTAAGACTTTCTCAGATCAATAAAAGGGATAATAAAGTGTCAGACTTTTGTCATGAAATGTCCAATTTTCACCCTCTGAAGTCTGATTTTCAACCCATAACTACAAAAGTGGACAGGGACAACCATCCAACGGGCAAATTTGGCCCTTTGGTGGTTTCGAGGGTGGTTTTCCATTTTCAAGAAATTTTAAAAGTTTTGACTTAAtcaaaaaattcataactaattcatttcaaatccaaaaaatatgaagttggtaaaaaaaatttctAAAATTGTAGGCTATTTGTCTGTGGGGGGGGATGTGTCTACTAATGCAAGAACTAGCGAGGAAACAAATAATGATCCGCTCAAATAGAAACAGGAAACAGTATCAGGTAAAGAATTAGAACAAACGGAAGAACATAAGCAGCTTTGCAATGGTCATTGTAGCCTCTCAGAATTAATCCTCCATGAAGGCATGAACCATGACTCATCGTCTGATTCCCCTCGATATGTGAGCAGTATATGCTTACAGATTCGCACTGCAGCTGTGCAGCATGTCAGGATGCCACTTTGAGCAGCATGTTTGTTCATCAAATTTTCAGTCTCCTTTTGATTTGCATGTCTGTCTTCAAACGCATATTGAGGCAGGGGATTCTAAATCTGACATTCCGACTATCTGAGAGCACACTCAAGTTAACTACCAGGTCTCCGCCAGCCCAAATGTGTAGCCTCTGTTTCTATGTTCCCTCTGACAGTTTAGCTGAAAATGGATAGTTAGGAAAAACATTATCTTGACGTACTGAAAGGCAACCATCTACTTCATTTACAACGCCCACCCTCTCTGTGACCATGTTTCCAATATGCCTTAACAATATCTGGtccgaaaaagaaaaggcagtgCTAGTGGCAAAAATTAGGAAGTATCATCATTAACTATTTACTGTTCATAGCACAGGTCCCTGAACTATATATAGTACTAAATAAATTATGACTCTTGTGGCCTTGCCTATACTATTCTAGAACAAAGGTGTGTTCTCAAAATACTTAAATTTACTTCTATTTAAGTTTGGCCCCAATTATTTTGACTGTATTTGACATTAAGAGTTAACTGTGTATTAAGAGTCCTTTTGATATTTCAGGGAATAAGATATTTGCTAATATTCTGGACTGTTCATATGTCTTTACCATGTTACCCAGGAAATGGCTCCATTTACTTATAGATGGCACTTTGAGCAGCATGTTTGTTCTTCAAAATCCCAATGTCTCTCATTTTGATTGTCATTTTTGAAAAGACGCAATGCGTAATCATCACCATGCCATGAGCCATGTATCTGCTATGCAGGCGCCTGTTTTCAAACGCATATTCAGACAGGGAATTCTTGTGGATCAGTATTTGTATTTATGGTGGGGGTACCAGCAAGTTCTCCCTCTCTAAGAAAATCTGAGAGCACACTCAAGTTAGTGGCCAAGACTCATAAAAGATGTAGTCTCTGTTTCTATGTTtagtctgtttttttttgggcgAAAGTCTATGTTTATACTCTGACTTATGAAAATGGATAGTTAGGAAAAACATCATAAAACATCATTCTTATGTACTGAAAGGCAATCATCAATTTTTATTTACAATGCCCATCCTCTCTGTGACCATGTTTCCAGTATGCCTTAACAATATCTGGCCAAAAAGAAACAATGGTGCTGGCGGCATAAATTTGGAGGTATCTTTTTTCTATCAAATCAACAATCTACTATTCAAATCCCGGACTACATAAGATTAAATAAATTAATGATTCTTTCCTATACTGATCTAGAGTAAAGATGTGTTCCCAGATTATTTAAATTTACTTTTTTTAGAATCCGGGCTAATCATTTTGACTGAATTTGACATTAAGAGTTGACTGTATATTGCCAAGTTGACTTGTGATATTGGTTAGCATTCGAGATTCTTGTACTATTTACCACATAGCTATTTTTGCTAAAATTTGCCCCTGGTTGCTTGGCAATTTAGATTTCTGGTACTTCTGTGAGGTGGGTATCATGCTCAGTCGTGTGGACAGCATGCAAGAATCAAGTGTTAATCTTACTTCTACCTCTATCTTGTAGATGCCATTTTGACAATACTGCAATTTGTTTTCCATTACATACTACAGTGTGTTCACATCTCATCTGCATTTAGTCAAACAATAAATACATTGTACCAAAAGCCTGTATATATCCTATTTTTCTTGCGATTATGGATATGAAGCCCTCCTAATATCTGCTCATTTCACAGTTGACATGAGCAGTAGTTAGGCCTACCATTGGGAAGGGTATGGGCAAACCCACTCTTATTTACGTccaaatccaaataattattatccactcctTACCCTCCTCAATCCcacccatatccaatggataattaatattgtactacatatatatatgcatatccAATTGATTAATCATATCCGCCTCATATCCTACCCTCCTCATTTCTAATgagtatataattttctactcGTACCCTCCCCATTTGAATTGGGTGTGAATTAAGGGAGAGAGTATGATACCCAGTGGCAGGCCTAACTGTTGTGGAGGCATGCGATGTCCTCCTTCCCTACAAGATCCTTCTTGAGTCTTGACATTGTTTTTAGTATCATTAGTAGTCAGTTTTGACAGTCAAATCTTTGAGCTATTATTACATCAAAGTTCAAAGATACATCCTAAAGCTAGTTCCAAGTTCGTAAGCTAATGACAGGCGATTCTTTTAAACAGAAAGGCATCATAGTTTCTCTGCATCCGTTAGTTGTTACTATTTTGTTTTTTATGCCATGCACAAGTCGACCTTGAATTGAACTGAATAGCCTAGTAGTTCAAATCGACTTGTTTAGTGGAGGTGCTGATGACTTGTGTTGAACAGTGTACTTGCACACTATAGGTGACGCCGTGACGGTGACTTCTATTTAACAATGCTTGATAGAACTTCATTTCCACATTAATCGAAGAAGTCCAGTTTTAACCTATAAATTCACGTCGCGAATGTCGAAGGTGAAAGCATCTAAGCTCCTAACTTGTGTTTTGGTAATTAATGACGGTCTTAGTGGACTAACAATTTCTTCTTTATAGgcaacttaaagttgcttaaagttgcttattgtagttgcttatttttta
Above is a genomic segment from Setaria viridis chromosome 4, Setaria_viridis_v4.0, whole genome shotgun sequence containing:
- the LOC117852304 gene encoding cyclin-U2-1, whose amino-acid sequence is MSAAVATPVLREDDRGIPRSLPLLAALVEAESRRFAAAASRPAETGLVRAFRGGAAPKVPIRIFMERIHLLTRSVPTSRGMTRIDGTSFVLAGIYLTRFIRSPAGREAGILVEPATAHRLVAVALFLGAKFGGHPPRKWIGVFQASSEGAIRAGEMVGLEGRFLRAIDFRLFLETWEFDSFCLVLERGPRAPRGGSGSVGCASKKRQADATVGEDERRRVRARLPPPAVLSN